Within the Thermococcus sp. CX2 genome, the region AGAGCAATGAAAGTTGAGGATCAGATTATCTTTACGGCCCGTCACGGAAGCTGGAAGGTAGGAGACCGGCTCCTCGATATGGACAACGAGAGCATTGCCCACTTTCTCGCGAGCATTGCCAACACCGTGAACTTCAAGGTAGCCGAGTATCTAACGGAAGTCATGAACATCGCGGGAATAATGAGCCTCGCCGAGGAGATAGCCAAAAAGGACCTGAGTGATACTGTAGTGGCCCTCAAGTCTCCAGGAACGGCAAGAAAGCTTGGCACCCTTGTCTTCGAGGAGGACAAGAAGCTAAAGAAGCACCTCGTTGAGGTAGCCAAGGCAATTCTCGTTAGAGCGGCTCTGGCCAAGAAGGTTCCCATTGACTACCCCGAAGAGCCCTTGAAGGAAGTCAAAATCGTCCTCCCCTTCAACGAAGACCACATCAACTTCACGGCCAAGCACGGCAGGTGGATAGTCGTGAAGAGGCTCATGATAGACGATAAGACTCCTATGGCGGATGTCGCCAGAATCCTGGCGAGCATAAACGAGACGATAACGCTTAAACTTCCAATCTACGCTGGGATAGACCTGGATGGTATAGATGCTTGGTTCGGGGAATTCAAGAAGGTTAAAAAGGCCGAGATTCCCGCTGTAGTTGAGAAGTACAAGCACTTCCCGGCCGAGAATTACGCACCGAGTGGCTTTGAGAAACACGCAGAGGTTTATGCCCTTAGGAAGGCCCTGGAGAAGATAGGCCTCCCGCTCGACGTCCCGGCAAAGAACCTCGAGAAGTACCTGGAGAAGAAATGATGAAGCCGAGGACACCCGAGCTGGAGCGATGAGGAATCTTCGCTTCGCTGATGTCTTCCCTGTTTGGAGGTGAAAGAATGAAGAAGGAAGTGGTTTTCACGGAAGATGCCCCAAAGCCAATCGGGCCCTACAGCCAAGGGGTAATTGTGGAAGCCAAGAGGTGGCTTTTCGTTTCCGGCCAGATACCGATAAATCCAGAGACAGGGGAACTGATAGACGGCCCAATCGAAGAGCAGGCAAAGCAAGCCCTTGAGAACCTCTTAGCAGTTGTGAGGGCCGCCGGCGGAAGCGCTGACAACGTCGTCAAAGTTACCGTCTACATAACAGACATGGCTGAATATGCCAAGTTCAACGAGGTCTATGCCAAGTATTTCTCTGGATCCAAACCGGCCAGGGCAGTCGTCGAGGTTTCAAACCTGCCAAAAGGAGTCAAGGTTGAGATTGATGCCATCGTCGCCCTTTGACTTCCATTTTTTGGTGGTTGATAATGGAAACAGTCAAAATCCGCAGAGAACTACTCGAATATCTCCTCGAATTGGCTAGGGAGTTCTATCCTAACGAATTCGCTGGCTTTTTGAGGGAGAGAGACGGGATTTTTGAGGAGGTTCTCATCGCCCCAGCTGGACACTTCGGTCGCAATTCGGCGTTTTTCAACACTTGGATGCTACCCTATGATGAGACCATAAAGGGGACGGTTCATTCCCACCCGAGCCCCAATCCGTGGCCCTCCCAGGCAGATTTAGAATTTTTCTCCAAGTTCGGAGGGGTTCATCTAATAATCGCCTACCCATTTACAGAGGAGAGCGTGAGGGCTTACAAAAACGATGGAACCCGATTGAGACTTGAGGTTCTTGATTAATTTTCATGTGAAAATTCTTAAAAGGGGACTGTCCAATTTACTAACTGGTGTTGCACTATGAGGGTTAAAGATGTACTAGGAGAACTGGACGAGAAGCAGCGGAAGACTGTCATTCAATGTGCAGAAACCTGCGGAATTCCAGATCTCGAAAAGGACATTGAATCCTCTGTGAATAAGGACATCGTAAAATTCCTTAAGGCAATATCAAACCCACTGAGGCTTCAGATACTCAAAATTCTGAAAGACAATTGGCTGTGTGTGTGCCTGATATCCAAAATACTCGGGCAGGATCAGACCCTAATCAGCCACCACCTTCGTACTCTAAGAGCCCTCGGCCTAATACTCGAGAGGAAGGAGGGCAAGATGCACTTCTATAAAACAAATACGGAGACCCTGGAGAGATACTTATCACAGGTTAGAACTGAACTAGTGTAGGTGTCTCTATGAACGAACATCAACAAAGAGTCGATAAGCTCGTCAAGGAATTCGGGGGTTACTGGAAGCCATTTGAGATGCTGGCAGCTTTAGTGGAGGAGATTGGAGAGCTCTCCGACGAACTCCTGAAACTGGAGGGAGTTAAGGGAGCCGGGAGCCAAAAGAAATTGAGAGAAGAGCTAGGGGATGTGATGTTTGCCCTCTCGTGTATTGCCAATTACTATCGAGTGGACCTTCTGGAGGCACTCGAGGAGAGCATACGGAAGTACGGAGAGCGCGACGCGGAACGTTGGAAAAACCCCGAAAAATGAACTTTCTTTTATCAATTTCTTGGATGTAACATAGTGTCTCATCACATAATCCAGTTTTAGGGAAGTAGTAGCATTTAGGATAACCTACTGATTGGAAACATTCCAAATTATCGAAAGATTTTTATAAGAGTTTACACAATTTCTGCCATAGTTAGGTGGGGTGAACGCAATGGCGGATAAAATAACTGGAGTTGATGTGAAGATTCTGAAACTTCTCGCCAAGAACGCCCGTTTGACCTACAAAGAGCTTGCAGAGATTTTGGGAACCACCAGGCAGAGGATTTCCAGGAGAATGGACCGTCTCGAGAGGAACGGCATAATCAAGAAGTACACAATAATTCCGGACTACGATGCTCTCGGTTACGTCCACGTCATTCTGGGGATAACCATCAGGCCATCTGTTGACATAGACGAAGTTATTGAACTCCTCAAAGAAGATGAGAACGTCAAAGTAATCGAGAGGGCATTGGGCTCCCACAATCTGGTGGTGCACATTGTTGGCCCGAAAGACATGAAGGAAATGGAAAAGATAATTTCTAATGTCTCCAGGAAAATACCCGGCATCGACAAGCTCGATATAACTTTCGTTACGGAGATTGTGAAGTTCGAGGTTCTTTAATTTCCTTTACTTCCTTCGTCAATGAACGAGAGAAAGAATAATAAAGCATTGATAAGCGAGTTCTCCAAGGTGACAGTGATGCTCGAAAGGCTGGCAGTAGACGTTGCAGTGATGGCAGGATTGAGCGTAGGTTCTTACAAGATAAAGGCTCTCGATACCAAGGGTGCCCTTGCAGCCGCGGCTATAGGTCTGGCTGTTGTTGAGCTCGGCGGAACGTATCCGCTTTTGGCTATGATAACCTTTGTAATCCTTGGTGTTCTGGCAACAAAGTACAGGTTCAGAGAGAAAGCAAAACTCGGCCTCGCTCAGAGCAGGAACGGGGTAAGAAGCTGGGGCAATGTTCTTGGCAACGGACTCGCAGCGGTGATTTTCTTAGCCTTTGAATACTTCTCCAACATGGACGTTTTCTGGGCCGCCACTTTTGCATCCATAGCGACCGCCAACGGCGACACCCTCGCAAGTGAGCTGGGAAAAGTTTTCGGAAAACGACCCAGGCTTATAACCAATCTCAAGCCAGCTAAACCCGGCGTCAACGGGGCCGTTTCACTGCCTGGAGAGCTCTTTGCGCTTATCGGCTCGTTTATCATAGCGCTCTTCGCCCTTCCGCTCACGACTCAAAAAGCCCTCATGCTTCTGGCGGTTACCCTCGGGGGGTTCATAGGGGTTAACCTCGACAGCCTCATCGGGGCAACCCTTGAGAACGAGGGAATAACAAACAACAACTCCACCAACTTCCTGGCTTCACTTCTCGGTGGCTTCGCCGGTGCGCTCCTTTTCTATGTCCTTGCGTGAGGTTTAAAAGAGACTGCGAAAAAGCCCGATTTGGCGGATGATGACTACGGCGGATTCCTGAGCGGTGAGGAAGACCTTAGGGTCTGACGCCGTCTACTTGCCAATAATTGTTGAATTCTGGAATTAAATAAAAAAGTAAAAGCTCACTCTTCCCTCGTCCTGGCGTACTCTTCGTAAACCTCCCACAAGGACACCAGCGCAGCGGGAATACCGTGCTCAGTTGCAAAGGTCATGTAGGGAGCCAGATCCACGACATAATCAGCGAAGCGGAAGAGACCGCGCGGTATTCCCTCGCGGGAACCGACAAAGATGACGACCTCCTTGGCATAGTAAAGGTCCTTGGCCAGCTTATCTTTCACCTCGGCCAACGTTGGTCCCTTCGGGTCGGTAATTATGAGTAGCCTCTTATTCCTTCTCTTGTCTCTGACCACCTGGTAGAGATCCCAGACGCTGACGGGCACCTTCTCGACCTTCCACGGATAGGCCTCGCGCTGTATCTGGTGCCTGCTCTCCTGGCCGACCCTCACCCCCTTAATGAACTCCATTAGCTCGAAGGCATCCATCTTCTCCTTGGGGGCTATTATAAGCTCCCTCACCTCAAAGGCCTGGGCAGCCCTTCCAATCTTCTCACCAAAGCTCCTGCAGGCCTTGTAGTCACCCCAGTAGGGCATCTGGACGAGCGTAACCTTGCGGAAGAGCTTCCTCGCGTCGATTTTATCAGGGGTAAACTTCCTGTACTCCTCCCCAGGAAGAAGGGAGATGTAAGCTTTATCGCCTATTATCTCGACCTGAACCACCTTGTCAGGCCAGCTTAGGTTAACATCGGCGTTGGTGAGTTCCTTGATTTTCGCACCGAGCTGGACGTTAACGTCGAGGCTCGAGAAGTCGTGCTTCCCGCGGCGCTTGGTCTTAACGGCAAAGGTCTCGTTTTCTCTGATGAGCTTTGCAACATCCTCAGCTACGCTCAGGATAGCCTCAAGCTCGGCGGGAACCTCGAAGAGGACCCTTATAGCCCTCTCAACCTCAGGTATCTCCAATATCTTTTCCTCGGCACTTCTATCGTCAGTCTCCACTATGACGAGGCCAGAGTAGCCCATCGGAGATGCCCACACCTCTGCATCTGGAAGGGCCTCTCTGATGTAGTTAGCGGCAACACTCTCCATCCCGCGCTGAGTCTTGACTAGAAACTTCACCCTCTCACCTCCAGAGGAAGAACGCTTGGGTGTTTAAAAGCTTGCCGAGAAGAGAACTGGAAGGTATAGAGAAGAGGGTTGAGAGGCCTTCAGGCCTCCGGCTCTGCGAGAACCTTTATCTTCCTAATCTCGGCCCTCTTGATCGGGTAGATCCTCCTGGCTTCCTTGGCTATCTCGGTGGCCATCTTTCCAGTGACGGCCTCGAGGATGAAGTCCTTGTAGTTGAGCTCCTCGGCCTTCTTGTAGATTATGTCCCTCATTATCTCCCTGATGGCCCTCTCCTGGCTGGTCTGTATGCGCCTGTAGGCGATGACCATACCCATAACGCGGAGCTTGTAGCCGTCCTTGGTGGTGATGTTGAATATGCCGTCAATTCTCGTGGTTCTCCTCCTAACGAGGCTCCTGATGTAGCTCCTCGCGAGGGTGTGGCCCTTGAACTTGGTGTAGGCGTTCTGGCCCTTGACGTCGTAGACCTGGAAGTAGAGCTTGACCTGGCCCTTGGTGAAGTCGCCGGTGAGGTCCTTGAGGGTAGTCTCGATGACCCTTCCGATGACCTTCTCGGGGTCGTCGGCTGGAGTTAAGCCTATCTCCTTGTTGCCGAAAAAGTCTGGAGCGTAAACCACGAACCACTCTTTCATCTTCCACTTATCCTTGGTTGCAGCAGCCCTCTTCCTTGGGTTAGCCTTTGCCATCTTAACACCTCCAACCTTTCACGTGACATCTTCGGCGATTTTGATTGAAAACACCAAATCGTCCAGCGCTTTGATGAGTGTTTCAATCTCACCCGAGTATTTAACCTTTGTTATGACGTCCCCATCATCCCATCGGGTTTTCACATTTAAACTTTTCTTTAGGCTCGCCGGAAGGCTCGTGTTGTCCACCTCGAGCGCCTGGGCTATAGCTTTGGCCCTCTCTTCGTTTCCGTAGTGCCAGACGATTTCGACCTTTGCTTTAATCTCCACTGCCGCTGCCTCCCGTAACCTGCTTTGCCAGGGCCTCGTTGAAGTACTTGATGAACTCGTCTATCCTGCTCTTTGGGAAGCGTATTCCAGCGGCTATGGCGTGCCCACCACCCTCTCCGCCAAGCTTCTCCGCAACTTCCTTGAGGGCCTTGCCGAGGTGGTAGCCCTTCGCCAGGGCCTTCTCCGTCGTCCTTGCCGAGCCCTTCACGAGGTTTGGATCCTCATCGCTGTCCGCGAGTACAACGACGGGCTTTTCTGGGTCTGCCAAGCCGGCGTTGATGGCTATGTTGGCCGCTATGCCGACCAGAGTATCCCTGATGTTTCTGCCCACGTAGAAGACATAGGCATGCTCGCCCTCGTCGGCCATGTTCCAGTTCTGGATTATGAACTTCCTCGCCTCTATCTGCTCCCTTTTGTAGTCGTCGAGCATTTTCCTTGCCCTTTTGTAAGCTTCCTCGTCTCCCAAGCATATCGCGGCACCAAGAGTTCCAGCGTTGAGCCTGCCGGTGGCGTTCAAGAGTGTCGCGAATTCCCTTGCCTCGTGCCGCGGATCGCCTTCAGGGTAGAGCGGGCTTATGACCACGTCGCCGATAAGCCTGTCTATGGCTTCCTTGGGGGCATTGTGCTTTATCATGTGGATTATCAAAGCATCGTGAAGCTTCCTCTTCTCCTCTTCGCGAAGCTGCCAGTATTTCATGTCTGGATCAAAGCCTTTAGCTCTAAGCCACTCTATGGCCTTCCTTTCGTCACCGGTTATTTCTGGAATCTCAGGGTTGGTCGCGTAGGCGAGCATCTGGGCGAGGGTCCTGCTCTCTCTGCCGAAGAGACGGAGCTCCTTCCTTATCTCGAGAATGCCGAGCTTTTTCCCGTCCTCGATGATGTCCAGGTTCATCCCATGGAAGGTTCCGTCTATTTCCTGCATGTCCCCAACTGACCCAACGAGTGCGATATAGCTCAAGTCCCTGTTCTTATCGTTCATCTCTCTAGCGACGAAGTAAGCAACGCCAGAGCCACTCAGGTCTCTAACGCTGTTAGCACCTAAGGAGACGGGATTCACCAAGAGGTGGGAATCGGTGGAGAACTCGTCCTTCTCGGGCGGATGGTGGTCAGATACCACCACCGTCGCGTTCGTGAGGTATCTTTCGATTAGCTCCATCGAACCGCTTCCCAGGTCGCTGAAGACGTAGATACGGTGCTTCTCCTTGGCCAGCTCTTGAATCAATTCCCCACTGAGCTGCTTGACTATACTGAGCTGGAAGTTTCCGCCCTCCCTTGCTATCGCCTTGGCGAGAATGGCACCGGCAGTTATACCGTCTGCATCGCGGTGGGAGATTATCCTTATGGTGTGCCCTAGCTCGATGTGCATCTTAATTAGCTCTGCCCCTTCGCGAGCCTTCTCCAAGAAAGCGCCCTTGTCCATCGTACCACCTTATAAGAAGGAAAGGGAAATCAGCGGACTAAGAGCTTGGCCTGCTCTGGGTCGTAGCGCCACTTCGCTGGCAGCTTGCCGGTTCTTCTGTAGTACTTGACAAGCCTCCTGATTTTGCTCTCGGTGAGCTGGAGACCGCGCCTTGAGTGCTTGTCCTTCGGATGCATCTCAAGGTGCTTCCTGAGCTTGACGGCCTTCCTGATAAGGGCCATGAGGTCCTCCGGGATCTCCGGGGCGAGGCCGTTCTCCTCGAGTATCTTGGTTATCTTCTTGCCGGTGATGAGCTTGACGCTCGGAATGCCGTACTGATCCCTGAGGATGGTTCCTATCATGGCAGCGCTGTAGCCTTCCTTCCTGAGCTTAATAACGAGCCCCTCGACCTCCTCCGCCGTGTACTCTACCCAGGTCGGCGGAGCGGTCCTCGGTGGCCTCTTAGAACCAGACCTACCCCTCTTTCTCGCGTGTATCCTTGCCATATCATACACCTCCCGGTGACGGCCAGCTCCCGCCAGCCGCCCCTTCGCATCAGCCTAAAAGAAGGAGTTTAAAAAGTTTGCCGTCAGTGACAGCTGACGGCTCCCCCTTCCTCTCCGGTCCAGCTGCAGCTGTCCACGAGATTCCCACTTGCGTCGTAGAGGTAGGCAGTATCGCCGTCGTTGTTCCAGACAGCCTTCTTTTTGCCCCAGTATAAGTCTGTGTCAGTATCAGTTCCCGAGCCGGTATGTATAGTCACCGTTTTTCCGGCCTTCAAGATGAAGCCGTCTGGGAAAGAATACGTGTGCTTTTTTTCATCTACCAGCTTCCATCCGC harbors:
- a CDS encoding DUF2666 family protein translates to MKVEDQIIFTARHGSWKVGDRLLDMDNESIAHFLASIANTVNFKVAEYLTEVMNIAGIMSLAEEIAKKDLSDTVVALKSPGTARKLGTLVFEEDKKLKKHLVEVAKAILVRAALAKKVPIDYPEEPLKEVKIVLPFNEDHINFTAKHGRWIVVKRLMIDDKTPMADVARILASINETITLKLPIYAGIDLDGIDAWFGEFKKVKKAEIPAVVEKYKHFPAENYAPSGFEKHAEVYALRKALEKIGLPLDVPAKNLEKYLEKK
- a CDS encoding RidA family protein, with the protein product MKKEVVFTEDAPKPIGPYSQGVIVEAKRWLFVSGQIPINPETGELIDGPIEEQAKQALENLLAVVRAAGGSADNVVKVTVYITDMAEYAKFNEVYAKYFSGSKPARAVVEVSNLPKGVKVEIDAIVAL
- a CDS encoding Mov34/MPN/PAD-1 family protein, coding for METVKIRRELLEYLLELAREFYPNEFAGFLRERDGIFEEVLIAPAGHFGRNSAFFNTWMLPYDETIKGTVHSHPSPNPWPSQADLEFFSKFGGVHLIIAYPFTEESVRAYKNDGTRLRLEVLD
- a CDS encoding helix-turn-helix transcriptional regulator — protein: MRVKDVLGELDEKQRKTVIQCAETCGIPDLEKDIESSVNKDIVKFLKAISNPLRLQILKILKDNWLCVCLISKILGQDQTLISHHLRTLRALGLILERKEGKMHFYKTNTETLERYLSQVRTELV
- a CDS encoding MazG nucleotide pyrophosphohydrolase domain-containing protein — translated: MNEHQQRVDKLVKEFGGYWKPFEMLAALVEEIGELSDELLKLEGVKGAGSQKKLREELGDVMFALSCIANYYRVDLLEALEESIRKYGERDAERWKNPEK
- a CDS encoding Lrp/AsnC family transcriptional regulator, with translation MADKITGVDVKILKLLAKNARLTYKELAEILGTTRQRISRRMDRLERNGIIKKYTIIPDYDALGYVHVILGITIRPSVDIDEVIELLKEDENVKVIERALGSHNLVVHIVGPKDMKEMEKIISNVSRKIPGIDKLDITFVTEIVKFEVL
- a CDS encoding DUF92 domain-containing protein is translated as MLERLAVDVAVMAGLSVGSYKIKALDTKGALAAAAIGLAVVELGGTYPLLAMITFVILGVLATKYRFREKAKLGLAQSRNGVRSWGNVLGNGLAAVIFLAFEYFSNMDVFWAATFASIATANGDTLASELGKVFGKRPRLITNLKPAKPGVNGAVSLPGELFALIGSFIIALFALPLTTQKALMLLAVTLGGFIGVNLDSLIGATLENEGITNNNSTNFLASLLGGFAGALLFYVLA
- a CDS encoding SPOUT family RNA methylase produces the protein MKFLVKTQRGMESVAANYIREALPDAEVWASPMGYSGLVIVETDDRSAEEKILEIPEVERAIRVLFEVPAELEAILSVAEDVAKLIRENETFAVKTKRRGKHDFSSLDVNVQLGAKIKELTNADVNLSWPDKVVQVEIIGDKAYISLLPGEEYRKFTPDKIDARKLFRKVTLVQMPYWGDYKACRSFGEKIGRAAQAFEVRELIIAPKEKMDAFELMEFIKGVRVGQESRHQIQREAYPWKVEKVPVSVWDLYQVVRDKRRNKRLLIITDPKGPTLAEVKDKLAKDLYYAKEVVIFVGSREGIPRGLFRFADYVVDLAPYMTFATEHGIPAALVSLWEVYEEYARTREE
- a CDS encoding 30S ribosomal protein S3ae; this translates as MAKANPRKRAAATKDKWKMKEWFVVYAPDFFGNKEIGLTPADDPEKVIGRVIETTLKDLTGDFTKGQVKLYFQVYDVKGQNAYTKFKGHTLARSYIRSLVRRRTTRIDGIFNITTKDGYKLRVMGMVIAYRRIQTSQERAIREIMRDIIYKKAEELNYKDFILEAVTGKMATEIAKEARRIYPIKRAEIRKIKVLAEPEA
- a CDS encoding KEOPS complex subunit Pcc1, with the protein product MEIKAKVEIVWHYGNEERAKAIAQALEVDNTSLPASLKKSLNVKTRWDDGDVITKVKYSGEIETLIKALDDLVFSIKIAEDVT
- a CDS encoding DHHA1 domain-containing protein; translation: MDKGAFLEKAREGAELIKMHIELGHTIRIISHRDADGITAGAILAKAIAREGGNFQLSIVKQLSGELIQELAKEKHRIYVFSDLGSGSMELIERYLTNATVVVSDHHPPEKDEFSTDSHLLVNPVSLGANSVRDLSGSGVAYFVAREMNDKNRDLSYIALVGSVGDMQEIDGTFHGMNLDIIEDGKKLGILEIRKELRLFGRESRTLAQMLAYATNPEIPEITGDERKAIEWLRAKGFDPDMKYWQLREEEKRKLHDALIIHMIKHNAPKEAIDRLIGDVVISPLYPEGDPRHEAREFATLLNATGRLNAGTLGAAICLGDEEAYKRARKMLDDYKREQIEARKFIIQNWNMADEGEHAYVFYVGRNIRDTLVGIAANIAINAGLADPEKPVVVLADSDEDPNLVKGSARTTEKALAKGYHLGKALKEVAEKLGGEGGGHAIAAGIRFPKSRIDEFIKYFNEALAKQVTGGSGSGD
- a CDS encoding 30S ribosomal protein S15; amino-acid sequence: MARIHARKRGRSGSKRPPRTAPPTWVEYTAEEVEGLVIKLRKEGYSAAMIGTILRDQYGIPSVKLITGKKITKILEENGLAPEIPEDLMALIRKAVKLRKHLEMHPKDKHSRRGLQLTESKIRRLVKYYRRTGKLPAKWRYDPEQAKLLVR